In the Plasmodium yoelii strain 17X genome assembly, chromosome: 3 genome, one interval contains:
- a CDS encoding autophagy-related protein 11, putative encodes MINLKESEKDPYTSYKDENEVPFERKNFEDLKKSIENLLNDEKTTSELDNIKKSLLDLELSTQNNNDSNSVLNNESLIRFDDGKTLEELKRELEKQKRMNNCLSLKIKSIHIKLNNIYMKRNQVEKNIIDKIRQIEIKFSALNQENNEEDDTVDTKNNDEGLKFKDNVCLEKSEKNEIESILLQNEIEKLKKVLNKYEEDLKWLKNDKEKRSIELKCSKKDLEEEIKKNNEYTNKIKCYEMNANIYKNDNLKKIQEMNEIKIELENLKNIYNETYVKNKLLYDEKNELTLVNNDLKLELKNVKTDLETWKNKEDIFNKCTDKIHNILIYLKKNNDQNVLYEAFGNKLDKTNDNLLINADKDIDEIYLSIQNLINMKKYYEEKKQELEETKNEIEVVKNNFMERCKSYEEMKMKMEKLKILEKDNLKICNDKKNDEKRISELKDKLTKEENKIIELKKKNYYNVFKLKDFKEKERDMIGEIKKLKKHIREYKICFEKNRKINKNQLKYMKGKNKRLLNNIHGINFELKKCVSKINKINKNTESLKREKENVQKEIYFMKKKNEKLQQELKEIELEKKNKESKAQTLNSNIYKVCTELNKQNKEYKENIKRLCCCKEELKEALKKKSCKFILLKKNCYYLKKKIQKQNNELKKHLNIIKKQELAINNCSEQNEKLSEELKRHNSLIKSRDDKIKILENNLIKKEEINHIKIKENANAIKNGEIELKNINEQREKLHEQNKKLNELVNDLKSQIIKEEIKNTEINKNIYTIKNENKQIIQNYEQKLRDKETYIEDIKNELKNVREKIEEKYDLHTKENKKILNSKIEKMTNEINELNKIKNSYEIEIKKLNNDWDKLNSQLKEKESENENLANSLKEQENVIQNLRNKIKEIEECEKLELEKIIKKMQEENEIQKEVIMQKSNQDKIEFEEKIKSIQEHNKIMIEELKTKWKEDKENYEEKIKNINEKNNSIIEQIQEDCKSQIKRVTDLCNVKTKSEVNKLNNDEILQKQIQEYSIMLNNKDEEIKNIINMYNEKLQLQNTEMENLINECEEKLKKAKINKKQISEKDNQEDITTSNAAYRVGEREARVTERENKVKEREKKVKERENKVKEIENKVEERENRVNEIENKVKEIEAKVAEKEVRAVEKEAHLIEKEATIMEREIELKEKEDKINKLQEEINEKKKMFNNTQLNTSNNVIFQENKSENIENDLQKSTTDFKTNKIEDINKKVKERNETNSESTENEKIGEENIPDKNSNIKIEEKKEKNKKKKEKSKNGKKGEKYNKDDLLTLELLEEKYLNVQNKLIEGETNHRLYLKSLIKTLDEIIEMLNIKQSTTLNNQTVNSPPLNGTLLNDTTISDAINTINYAISSWNIFGEPTSTNPIENTQTLGENINSISNFDEKNSEDLKNIVTEKLQLIKQIIG; translated from the exons atgataaatttaaagGAAAGCGAAAAAGATCCATATACA TCATATAAAGACGAAAACGAAGTTCCTTTTGAGcgaa aaaatttTGAAGACCTGAAGAAAAGCATTGAAAATTTACTAAACGATGAGAAAACAACATCTGAAttagataatataaaaaaatcattGTTAGACTTGGAATTATCtacacaaaataataat gaCTCTAATTCTGTCCTTAACAATGAATCATTAATTCGGTTTGATGATGGAAAAAcg CTCGAGGAGTTAAAAAGAGAGTTGGAAAAACAGAAAAGGATGAATAACTGTTTATctctaaaaataaaaagcatacatataaaattgaataacatatatatgaaaagaaatcaagttgaaaaaaatattatagacAAAATTCGACAAATCGAAATTAAATTTTCAGCATTAAATCAGGAAAATAATGAG GAAGACGATACTGttgatacaaaaaataatgatgagGGTTTGAAATTCAAAGACAATGTATGCCTCGAAAAGTCAGAGAAAAATGAAATCGAGAGTATATTATTGCAGAatgaaatagaaaaattaaaaaaagttttaaataaatatgaagaaGATTTAAAATggttaaaaaatgataaagagAAAAGAAGTATCGAATTAAAATGTAGTAAAAAAGATTTagaagaagaaataaaaaaaaataatgaatatacaaataaaataaaatgttatgaAATGAatgctaatatatataaaaatgataatttaaaaaaaatccaAGAAatgaatgaaataaaaatagaattagaaaatttaaaaaatatatacaatgaaacatatgtgaaaaataaattattatatgatgaaaaaaatgaattaaccTTAGTTAATAACGATCTAAAAttggaattaaaaaatgtcaAAACAGATTTAGAAACttggaaaaataaagaagatatttttaataaatgtacagataaaattcataatattctgatatatttaaaaaaaaataatgatcaAAATGTTTTATATGAAGCATTTGGAAATAAATTAGACAAAACAAATGATAATCTCCTAATTAATGCAGATAAAGATATAGatgaaatttatttatctattCAAAATCtgattaatatgaaaaaatattatgag gaaaaaaaacaagAGTTAGAAGAAACTAAAAACGAAATCGAAGTTGTTAAGAACAATTTTATGGAACGGTGTAAGAGCTATGaagaaatgaaaatgaaaatggaaaaattaaaaattttagaaaaagacaatttaaaaatatgtaatgataaaaaaaatgatgaaaaaagaaTAAGTGAGCTAAAAGATAAATTaacaaaagaagaaaataaaataattgaattaaaaaaaaaaaattattataatgtttttaaattaaaagattTTAAGGAAAAGGAAAGAGATATGATtggtgaaataaaaaaactaaaaaaacatattagagaatataaaatatgttttgaaaaaaatcgaaaaattaataaaaatcaattaaaatatatgaaaggaaaaaataaaagattattaaataatatacatggaataaattttgaattaaaaaaatgtgtaagtaaaataaataaaattaataaaaatacagaGAGTTTAAAAAGAGAGAAAGAAAATGtacaaaaagaaatatattttatgaaaaaaaaaaatgaaaaattacaACAAGAATTGAAAGAAATCGAactagaaaaaaaaaataaagaatcaAAAGCACAGACATtaaatagtaatatatataaagtatGTACAgaattaaataaacaaaataaagaatataaagaaaatataaaacggTTGTGTTGTTGTAAAGAAGAGTTAAAAGAAgctcttaaaaaaaaatcttgcaaatttattttactaaagaaaaattgttattatttaaaaaaaaaaatacaaaaacaaaataatgaattaaaaaaacatttaaatataattaaaaaacagGAGCTAGCCATAAATAATTGTTcagaacaaaatgaaaaattaagtGAAGAATTAAAAAGACATAACTCATTAATAAAATCTAgagatgataaaataaagattttagaaaataatttaataaaaaaagaagaaattaatcatataaaaatcaAAGAAAATGCTAATGCTATTAAAAATGGTGAaatagaattaaaaaatataaatgaacaaAGAGAAAAATTacatgaacaaaataaaaaactaaATGAGCTAGTAAACGATTTAAAAAGCCAAATAATCAAagaggaaataaaaaatacagaaataaataaaaatatatatactattaaaaatgaaaataaacaaattatacaAAACTATGAGCAAAAACTACGGGATAAAGAAACATACATAGaggatattaaaaatgagtTAAAAAATGTGAGAGAAAAAATTGAGGAAAAATATGATTTGCACACAAAAGAGAACAAAAAAATTCTGAACAGCAAGATAGAAAAGATGACcaatgaaataaatgaactgaacaaaataaaaaattcgtatgaaattgaaattaaaaaattaaataatgattGGGATAAATTAAATTCACAACTAAAAGAGAAAGAAAGTGAAAATGAAAACTTGGCTAATTCTCTAAAAGAGCAAGAGAATGTCATACAAAatttaagaaataaaataaaagaaattgaAGAGTGTGAAAAATTAGAAttggaaaaaattataaaaaaaatgcaagaagaaaatgaaatacaaaaagaaGTAATCATGCAAAAATCTAACCAAGACAAAATCGAAtttgaagaaaaaataaaatcaattcaagaacataataaaataatgatagaGGAACTGAAAACAAAATGGAAAGAAGATAAAGAGAAttatgaagaaaaaataaaaaatattaatgaaaaaaataatagtatcATTGAACAAATTCAAGAAGATTGTAAAAGTCAAATAAAAAGAGTTACAGATTTATGTAACGTTAAAACAAAATCAGaggtaaataaattaaataatgatgaaatatTACAAAAGCAAATTCAAGAATATTCAATTAtgttaaataataaagatgaagaaattaaaaatattattaatatgtacAATGAAAAATTACAGTTGCAAAATACTGAAATGGAGAATTTAATAAACGAATGtgaagaaaaattaaaaaaagcaaaaataaataaaaaacaaatatcaGAGAAGGATAATCAAGAAGATATAACGACCTCAAATGCTGCCTATAGAGTTGGGGAAAGAGAGGCAAGAGTAACCGAGAGAGAAAATAAAGTGAAAGagagagaaaaaaaagtgaagGAGAGAGAAAATAAAGTGAAGGAGATCGAAAACAAAGTTGAAGAGAGAGAAAACAGAGTGAACGAGATCGAAAACAAAGTGAAAGAGATCGAAGCCAAAGTGGCGGAAAAAGAGGTCCGTGCAGTAGAGAAAGAAGCACATTTGATAGAAAAGGAAGCAACTATAATGGAGAGAGAAAttgaattaaaagaaaaagaagataaaataaataaattacaagaagaaataaatgaaaaaaaaaaaatgtttaataaTACACAATTAAATACATCaaataatgttatttttcaagaaaataaaagtgaaaatatagaaaatgattTACAAAAATCGACTACAGATTTTAAgacaaataaaatagaagatattaataaaaaggtAAAGGAGAGAAATGAAACAAATAGTGAAAGtacagaaaatgaaaaaataggAGAAGAGAATATCCCagataaaaatagtaatataaaGATAGAagaaaagaaagaaaaaaataaaaaaaaaaaagaaaaatcgAAAAATGGTAAGAAaggagaaaaatataataaagatgATTTATTAACACTAGAATTGTTAGAAGAAAAATATCTTAACGTACAAAATAAGTTAATTGAAGGGGAAACAAATCATCGTCTTTATTTAAAATCTCTAATTAAAACACTAGATGAAATTATTGAAATGCTTAATATAAAACAGAGCACAACGCTAAATAACCAAACAGTAAATAGTCCACCATTAAATGGTACATTATTAAATGATACAACAATAAGTGATGCTATTAATACAATTAATTATGCCATTTCATCGTGGAACATATTTGGTGAGCCAACCTCAACTAATCCAATAGAGAATACTCAGACATTAggagaaaatataaattcaatttcaaattttgatgaaaaaaatagtgaagatttaaaaaatattgttactGAAAAGCTTCAGTTAATTAAACAGATAATTGGGTAA
- a CDS encoding TMEM121 domain-containing protein, putative: MIPKILDDWRISFFFNLTTFIIQQIWLYYILFHYNKFILLLCVFDIYIFIQLCFNNSQAFSAIKGGTCWLLYVYSIAIKVIFMYFFAFSDNDILENTRTDYYNKSIVFILLSLSTLIYTALSVKSYKQLYPDENTISNEKIFHKDLILHVVIDLFDIFELLFTLLRLPHIIESTNFWIKIIGGVLISFSVYLNGYSFPIISIVAEKNSKNLDLGDIYFCKKHSAVIGIILIDIPFMILRFYLLVFYFSNIHFQPLLIKNICFIPIKCITIKRCNLIFKKLRKDIDYSDTNSKTNTRISVVNDTVPTVNNTNSNLKCNNLNNINNNNNGAELENISENETPMGNMIGRNSKSIYLNNLVYRKKFSIMSVNGIIKNNFIDAQNGKFGKNEPNTLILGDNTHNNRMNGNRVINFDEEDGQGKKTNKKLFFDEFNNDDNGVSNLKESFEKIVENSILDIRNINKNTIRKKYIMNKLMHINTSNNEKYHCYLDANLKVSYQNQLRLMIPYIIYCIGKIAMSLFIYFFYAKIDIYNLKLILTSNNIYSKLFENNNIIFLVALSIILGNSIISFFSFIFISSFFEVVFFVLFIFVKCFSDFLFLLLLAYTNIFEIFLRNINQSDKYAPYFFLSFSVIPSFKIIRNIYIFLCSLSGRQFIGYIIRPFTNDERKNKLQNFLNIREYHNISQNITTYLNREFNFFSNNEINSKKKFKGDYKGFISIASLLIYINTKYMHGLCSVSTLMIGNNFIKNLRLNYNIRNAHFLLILSDFLIRFSLLLFIYINYKANIISYKYTQYFYYGITAIFSLDIFLKYFYMVLSHSYRISTMHKLELKSIYEDIYYNTKTKKENSKNYFKNMYNKYQTNTFYYHNIPLFSEFA; the protein is encoded by the coding sequence atgattcCCAAAATTTTGGACGATTGGAgaatatctttttttttcaatttgaCTACATTTATAATTCAACAAATATGGCTgtattatatacttttccACTacaacaaatttatattattactgtGTGTGTttgacatatatatatttatccaGTTGTGTTTTAACAACTCTCAAGCATTTTCTGCAATCAAGGGAGGAACATGTTGGTTATTGTATGTTTATTCAATAGCTATTAAAgtaatatttatgtatttttttgcatttaGTGATAATGATATATTAGAAAACACAAGAAcagattattataataaaagcatagtatttatattattaagttTAAGTACCCTTATATATACAGCCTTATCAGTCAAATCATATAAACAATTATATCCTGATGAAAATACTATAtctaatgaaaaaattttCCATAAAGATTTAATTTTACATGTAGTTATAGATTTATTTGAcatatttgaattattatttacgTTACTTAGATTACCACATATTATTGAAAGTACAAATTTttggataaaaataattggaGGAgttttaatatcattttctGTGTATTTAAATGGATATTCATTTCCTATTATATCAATAGTTGcagaaaaaaatagtaaaaatttAGATTTAGGagacatatatttttgtaaaaaacaTTCTGCTGTTATTGGGATTATTTTGATTGACATTCCATTTATGATATTAcgattttatttattagtattttatttttcaaatatacattttcaacctcttttaattaaaaatatttgttttataccAATTAAATGTATTACCATAAAACGATGTAATctaattttcaaaaaattgaGAAAAGATATAGATTATTCAGATACCAATTCTAAAACTAATACTAGAATAAGTGTGGTCAATGATACTGTGCCCACTgttaataatacaaatagcAATTTAAAGTGtaacaatttaaataatattaataataataataatggagCCGAACTTGAAAATATATCAGAAAATGAGACACCAATGGGTAATATGATAGGTCGAAATAGTAAATCGATTTATTTAAACAATTTAgtttatagaaaaaaattttcTATTATGTCTGTGAAtggtattataaaaaataattttattgatgctcaaaatggaaaatttggaaaaaatgAACCAAACACTCTAATTTTAGGAGACAACACACATAATAATCGAATGAATGGAAATCGAGTAATTAATTTTGATGAGGAAGATGGTCaaggaaaaaaaacaaataaaaaattattttttgatgagtttaataatgatgataatgggGTATCTAATTTAAAAGAATcttttgaaaaaattgtaGAAAATAGCATATTAGATATtcgaaatataaataaaaatacaattagaaagaaatatattatgaacaagttaatgcatataaatacatcaaataatgaaaaatatcaTTGCTATTTAGATGCAAATTTAAAAGTTTCATACCAAAATCAATTACGATTAATGATaccatatattatatattgtattgGAAAAATAGCCAtgtctttatttatttattttttttatgcaaaaatagacatatataatttaaaattaatattaacatccaataatatatattccaaattatttgaaaataataatataatatttcttGTTGCTCTTTCTATTATTTTAGGAAATTCAATcatatcttttttttcttttatatttatatcctcattttttgaagtcgtattttttgttttgtttatatttgttaaatgtttttcagattttttatttttattattacttgCATATActaatatttttgaaatatttttaagaaataTTAATCAGTCAGATAAGTATGCACCCTATTTTTTCTTAAGTTTTTCAGTTATACcatcttttaaaataatcagaaatatttacatatttttatgttcatTATCTGGAAGACAATTTATtggatatattataagaccATTTACAAATGacgaaagaaaaaataaattacaaaattttttaaatataagaGAGTACCATAACATATCCCAAAATATTACAACATACTTAAATAGggaatttaatttttttagtaataatgaaataaattcaaaaaaaaaatttaaaggaGATTATAAAGGATTTATATCAATAGCTTCccttttgatatatattaatacaaaatatatgcatgGGTTATGCTCAGTTTCAACATTAATGAttggaaataattttattaaaaatttgcgtctaaattataatataagaaaTGCACactttttgttaatattatctGATTTTTTAATTAGATTTTCTCtactattatttatatatattaattataaagctaatattatttcttataaatatacccaatatttttattatggaATTACAGCTATATTTTCtcttgatatttttttaaaatatttctaCATGGTTTTGTCACACAGTTATAGAATATCTACAATGCACAAATTAGAACTAAAATCGATATACGaagatatttattataataccAAGACAAAGAAGGAAAATTCCaaaaactattttaaaaatatgtacaacAAATATCAGACAAATACTTTTTACTATCACAATATTCCTCTTTTTTCGGAGTTCGCCTAA